TCTGGAGCCATGGAAAGAAATCTCATACGGAGACGTAGAATCCATCGGGTAGGCCCGTAATAGCCGTGAAGAGGGTATTTTGTATAACGTATTCCGTAGACTGTATTTTTCGATACACTATACATGATACGAAATACATGATACTAAAGTAAGGTGGTACCACGTTTTCAAACGTCCTTTACACAATTTTGTGTTGAGGATTTTTTATTTTTCAGTCATAAGCATATGTTCAAAGAAGTAAATCTGAGGAAAAAATACGCAGAGATGGAGCAGGAAATAATTGCTTTCTGGAAAGAGGATGGTACGTTTCGGAAATCAGTTGAAGAGCGGGATAAGAAAAATTCCTATGTTTTCTATGATGGCCCACCATTTATCACGGGTGTGCCTCATTATGGAACACTTCTCTCGTCGATTGTGAAAGATGTCGTACCGCGATACTTTACAATGAAGGGAAAACGAGTGGAACGACGTTGGGGCTGGGATTGTCATGGATTGCCAGCGGAAAATTTGGTAGAAAAGAAATTGGGTATCAAAGACAAGCGTGATATTCCAAAGATTGGTTTGGAAAAATATATCGAAACCTGTCACAGTGAGATGGTGCAAGGAGGTTCACTCTGGGAAGATACCGTCGAAAGAATCGGCCGTTGGGTCGAATTCAAGAACGCCTACAAAACGATGGATAAGGAGTATATGGAGAGTGTGTGGTGGGCATTCAAAACACTCTACGAAAAAGGGAAAATATACGAAGGAGAGAAAGTGCTCATGTATTGTACGAGGTGTGCCACACCGATTTCCAAATCAGAAGTGGCTATGGATAATAGTTACAAAGTGGTGACTGATTCATCGGTCTATGTGAAATTCCGATTGAGTGATGAAGCTCAAACATATGTGCTGGCATGGACGACAACACCATGGACACTGTCTGCCAATGTTGCTCTCGCTGTAGGAGAAGACATTGTTTATGAGAGGATTCATACCACTGATGAGGAAGGAGACTACATCGTTTCAAAAGAGAGAGTGCCGATTGTTTTTAAAGACAAGGTGTATGAAGTCAAGGGGGAATTGTCGGGTAAGGATCTTGTAGGGAAATCGTATGAGCCAATTGCTGATGGAGCAGATATTTCCTCCTCAGAAGGGAAGAGTTTGTGGAAAATATATGCGGGGGATTTCGTCACCACTGAAGATGGGACGGGCATCGTACATATCGCTCCTGCTTTTGGTGAGGATGATTATGCTCTCGCAAGTAAAAACAATCTTGCAATCGTGAATACTGTCGATGATAATGGGAACTATATTGGAGGGCGATGGCAAGGAAAAAATATCTGGGAGGTGAACAAGGAAATTGCCAAGACTTTACTCGTTGAAGGAGTGGTAACACATATCGATTATATACAGCATGAGTACCCGCATTGTCATCGATGTGGAACCAAACTCATGTATCGAGCCCATCCGAGTTGGTTTATGGATATCGACGGACAGAGAGAAAAAATGATTGCAGAGAATGAAAACATCAATTGGTTTCCTGATCATTTCAAACAGAAGCGTTTTCGTAACATCGTCGAAACAGCACCTGATTGGAATCTGAGTCGAGATCGTTTTTGGGCAACACCGATACCGGTGTGGAGGGGAACCAAGAGTGATGGAAGTGTCGTGACAAAAGTCGTCGGAAGTTATGCAGAATTACAGGAACTTTCTGGGAAATCAATTGATGATTATCATCTCCCATACGTCGATGCAATCACTTTTGAGATGGACGGAGTAGAAATGCACCGAATAGAAAAAGTCATGGATTGTTGGTTTGAATCAGGATCGATGCCGTTTGCACAATTTCATTATCCTTTCGAAAACAAAGAAAAATTTGAAGAGAATTTCCCAGGCGACTTTATCTCAGAGTACGTTGGGCAAGTGAGAGCATGGTTTTACTATCTTCATGCGGTTTCTGTCGGAATATTTGGGAAAGAAGCCTTCAAAAATGTGATCGTGACAGGAACAATCGCTGGTTCAGACGGGAAAAAAATGTCCAAATCACTCGGTAACTATACCGACCCCAATATTTTGCTCAACCAATACAGTGCTGACGCACTTCGTTATCTCCTCGTCAGTTCACCACTTTTGAATGGTGAAGATTTTGCTT
This DNA window, taken from Candidatus Moraniibacteriota bacterium, encodes the following:
- the ileS gene encoding isoleucine--tRNA ligase, which translates into the protein MFKEVNLRKKYAEMEQEIIAFWKEDGTFRKSVEERDKKNSYVFYDGPPFITGVPHYGTLLSSIVKDVVPRYFTMKGKRVERRWGWDCHGLPAENLVEKKLGIKDKRDIPKIGLEKYIETCHSEMVQGGSLWEDTVERIGRWVEFKNAYKTMDKEYMESVWWAFKTLYEKGKIYEGEKVLMYCTRCATPISKSEVAMDNSYKVVTDSSVYVKFRLSDEAQTYVLAWTTTPWTLSANVALAVGEDIVYERIHTTDEEGDYIVSKERVPIVFKDKVYEVKGELSGKDLVGKSYEPIADGADISSSEGKSLWKIYAGDFVTTEDGTGIVHIAPAFGEDDYALASKNNLAIVNTVDDNGNYIGGRWQGKNIWEVNKEIAKTLLVEGVVTHIDYIQHEYPHCHRCGTKLMYRAHPSWFMDIDGQREKMIAENENINWFPDHFKQKRFRNIVETAPDWNLSRDRFWATPIPVWRGTKSDGSVVTKVVGSYAELQELSGKSIDDYHLPYVDAITFEMDGVEMHRIEKVMDCWFESGSMPFAQFHYPFENKEKFEENFPGDFISEYVGQVRAWFYYLHAVSVGIFGKEAFKNVIVTGTIAGSDGKKMSKSLGNYTDPNILLNQYSADALRYLLVSSPLLNGEDFALIDKDVADVQKKLGTLWNSYGFFVMYANVDGWHPENEKEKTISENILDRWILSKLQSLIKIVDTKMSGYDIPSAVTPIMEFIDNLSNWYIRRSRDRFWKSEDDGDKENAYQTLYDVLVTLSKVMAPFTPFLSEEIYKNLTNQPSVHLTLFPVADEKLIDEKLNQEMQDVRNLVTEGLKLRARTHIKVRQPLSEVRIKKMLQEESQEILKEELNVKEIIFDASLESEVILNTEITPALKLEGEMNEINRAIQAGRKQAGFSVEERIVLGYLGKEKVFERFTSEIAKKVLATKIENGNLADAEYTETVSIDGESFTFSLKRL